One region of Anaeromyxobacter paludicola genomic DNA includes:
- a CDS encoding competence/damage-inducible protein A, whose amino-acid sequence MPTVEILSTGDELLTGQVVDTNSTWLMDRLWDLGLMVRRKTLVGDDRGDLQAALREATARADVVVMSGGMGPTEDDLTAECVAAVLGVPLERHEPSLEAIRRRFQHFGRPMTPNNEKQALFPRGAAVIPNRFGTAPGFSVQLGRARLYCLPGVPVEYKGLCDEAVLPALAAGLESVPAGRVVKLFGLGESAVDHAMRPLMDAPENQGVRFGYRAHWPEVHVKWTVGGEDATARADRLLGEVRALFGDAVWGEGKDELPRVVVERLLSRGERVTTAESCTGGLVAELLTSVPGSSGAFDMGVVAYSYEAKSALVGVPAELIAAHGAVSEPVARALAEGSRARAGATWGVGITGIAGPGGGTPEKPVGTVHLALAGPGGTAHVARLYRGDRDRVRRSTAFEALFLLLRAMR is encoded by the coding sequence ATCCCCACCGTCGAGATCCTCTCCACCGGCGACGAGCTGCTCACCGGCCAGGTGGTGGACACCAACTCCACCTGGCTCATGGACCGGCTCTGGGACCTCGGCCTGATGGTCCGGCGCAAGACCCTCGTCGGCGACGACCGCGGCGACCTCCAGGCCGCGCTGCGCGAGGCGACCGCCCGCGCCGACGTGGTGGTGATGAGCGGCGGCATGGGCCCGACCGAGGACGACCTCACCGCGGAGTGCGTCGCCGCCGTGCTCGGCGTGCCGCTCGAGCGGCACGAGCCGTCGCTCGAGGCCATCCGCCGCCGCTTCCAGCACTTCGGGCGCCCCATGACGCCCAACAACGAGAAGCAGGCGCTCTTCCCGAGGGGCGCGGCGGTCATCCCCAACCGCTTCGGCACCGCCCCCGGCTTCTCGGTGCAGCTCGGGCGGGCCCGGCTCTACTGCCTCCCGGGCGTGCCGGTCGAGTACAAGGGGCTCTGCGACGAGGCGGTGCTGCCGGCGCTCGCCGCCGGGCTCGAGAGCGTCCCGGCGGGGCGGGTGGTGAAGCTCTTCGGCCTCGGCGAGTCGGCGGTGGACCACGCCATGCGCCCGCTCATGGACGCGCCCGAGAACCAGGGCGTCCGCTTCGGCTACCGCGCCCACTGGCCCGAGGTCCACGTGAAGTGGACCGTCGGCGGGGAAGACGCGACGGCCCGGGCCGACCGGCTCCTCGGCGAGGTGCGGGCCCTCTTCGGCGACGCGGTCTGGGGCGAGGGGAAGGACGAGCTGCCGCGGGTGGTGGTCGAGCGGCTGCTCTCGCGCGGGGAGCGGGTCACCACCGCCGAGAGCTGCACCGGCGGCCTCGTGGCGGAGCTCCTCACGAGCGTACCCGGCTCCTCCGGCGCCTTCGACATGGGCGTGGTCGCCTACTCCTACGAGGCGAAGAGCGCGCTGGTGGGCGTCCCGGCGGAGCTCATCGCCGCCCACGGCGCGGTGTCCGAGCCGGTGGCGCGGGCGCTCGCCGAGGGGTCGCGGGCGCGCGCCGGCGCCACCTGGGGCGTCGGCATCACCGGCATCGCCGGCCCGGGCGGCGGCACCCCGGAGAAGCCGGTGGGCACGGTCCACCTCGCGCTCGCCGGGCCGGGCGGGACCGCGCACGTGGCGCGGCTCTACCGCGGCGACCGCGACCGGGTCCGGCGCAGCACCGCGTTCGAGGCGCTGTTCCTGCTCCTGCGGGCCATGCGGTGA
- the pssA gene encoding CDP-diacylglycerol--serine O-phosphatidyltransferase: MQINLRKAMFVLPNLFTVSSIFLGFYAMTLCAGEPTPAQLNRAALAIFFAMFFDAFDGRVARMTKTQSEFGVELDSLADVVSFGAAPSLLVYKWALAPLGFAGLVVSFAFAACGALRLARFNVLAHRGEKGSSRFFVGLPIPLAAGALVSLVIAHYRTYGELTAPADRIPIAIVVGLLSFLMVSTVRYRTFKDVHLSPKSLLTFAFLCIAGLAMGIVTRASFVMVVYMAAYIAMGLAEAVFARRRPTEEVVAALPPGVRAEIEADEALEPDDDDVPGAEKEGDEYI; this comes from the coding sequence ACGCGATGACGCTCTGCGCCGGCGAGCCCACCCCGGCCCAGCTCAACCGCGCCGCCCTGGCCATCTTCTTCGCGATGTTCTTCGACGCCTTCGACGGTCGCGTCGCCCGCATGACGAAGACGCAGTCGGAGTTTGGGGTGGAGCTCGACAGCCTGGCCGACGTGGTGAGCTTCGGCGCGGCCCCCTCCCTCCTCGTCTACAAGTGGGCGCTCGCCCCGCTCGGCTTCGCCGGCCTGGTGGTCAGCTTCGCCTTCGCGGCCTGCGGCGCCCTCCGGCTCGCCCGCTTCAACGTGCTCGCGCACCGCGGCGAGAAGGGCTCGTCCCGCTTCTTCGTCGGCCTGCCCATCCCGCTCGCGGCCGGCGCGCTCGTGTCGCTCGTCATCGCCCACTACCGCACCTACGGCGAGCTCACCGCCCCGGCCGACCGGATCCCCATCGCCATCGTGGTGGGGCTGCTCTCCTTCCTGATGGTCTCCACCGTCCGTTACCGCACCTTCAAGGACGTCCACCTCTCCCCCAAGAGCCTCCTCACCTTCGCCTTCCTCTGCATCGCCGGCCTGGCGATGGGGATCGTCACCCGCGCCTCCTTCGTGATGGTGGTCTACATGGCGGCCTACATCGCCATGGGGCTCGCCGAGGCGGTATTCGCGCGCCGCCGTCCCACCGAGGAGGTGGTGGCGGCGCTGCCGCCGGGCGTGCGCGCCGAGATCGAGGCCGACGAGGCGCTCGAGCCCGACGACGACGACGTTCCCGGGGCGGAGAAGGAAGGCGACGAGTACATCTAG
- a CDS encoding phosphatidylglycerophosphatase A family protein encodes MSDPKPEAPATPDLSTLQRVSGELKKGRPDGPPDGWTLLAAWGPCGYVPVAPGTAGTLGAIPLFYVLRDLPLPLYLLTTVAFIALACYASHRAGRYWKVVDASQIVVDEVAGYLVTMAFVPWSWPAAVAGFVFFRIFDVLKPWPASHFDRKVKNGFGVVMDDVMAGVWSACAMAVLMLALRLWFGCEGGALHFWCAELTP; translated from the coding sequence GTGTCCGACCCGAAGCCCGAAGCTCCCGCCACTCCCGATCTCTCCACCCTCCAGCGCGTCTCCGGCGAGCTCAAGAAGGGCCGGCCCGACGGCCCGCCCGACGGCTGGACCCTGCTCGCCGCCTGGGGACCCTGCGGCTACGTCCCGGTCGCGCCGGGCACGGCCGGCACGCTCGGCGCCATCCCGCTCTTCTACGTGCTGCGGGACCTGCCGCTCCCGCTCTACCTCCTCACCACGGTCGCCTTCATCGCCCTCGCCTGCTACGCCTCGCACCGGGCCGGGCGGTACTGGAAGGTGGTGGACGCCTCGCAGATCGTCGTGGACGAGGTGGCGGGCTACCTCGTCACCATGGCCTTCGTCCCCTGGAGCTGGCCGGCCGCGGTGGCCGGGTTCGTCTTCTTCCGCATCTTCGACGTGCTGAAGCCCTGGCCGGCGTCGCACTTCGACCGGAAGGTGAAGAACGGCTTCGGCGTGGTGATGGACGACGTCATGGCCGGCGTCTGGTCGGCCTGCGCGATGGCGGTCCTGATGCTCGCGCTCCGGCTCTGGTTCGGCTGCGAGGGCGGCGCGCTCCACTTCTGGTGCGCCGAGCTGACGCCGTGA